In Chryseobacterium gleum, a single genomic region encodes these proteins:
- the galE gene encoding UDP-glucose 4-epimerase GalE — MAILVTGGLGYIGSHTVVELINNGFEVVIVDDLSNTERFILNNIEKITGVKPAFYPFDLRRKELLTQVFDAHQIDGCINFAASKAVGESQVKPIDYYENNLFSLINILQEFKERKISNFIFSSSCTVYGQADVMPIDENTPLKTPESVYGKTKQMGEEILIDFAKAYGSKISLLRYFNPIGAHPSAKLGELPIGIPNNLVPYVMQTASGVREKLNIWGDDYPTEDGTPIRDYIYVVDLAKAHVAALKKLIEDSSAETVIDIYNLGTGKGSSVLEVVKAFEKANNVEVPYQICDRREGDITIAYANPEKAERELNWKSETSLEEALKTVWEWQKYLNSRNS, encoded by the coding sequence ATGGCAATACTTGTTACCGGGGGACTTGGATATATTGGTTCTCATACTGTAGTAGAACTTATCAATAACGGCTTTGAAGTGGTTATTGTTGATGATTTATCCAATACGGAGAGGTTTATTTTAAATAATATTGAGAAAATTACAGGGGTGAAGCCTGCTTTTTATCCTTTTGACCTGAGAAGAAAAGAACTGCTTACTCAGGTTTTTGATGCGCATCAGATTGATGGATGTATCAATTTTGCAGCTTCTAAAGCAGTAGGAGAGAGTCAGGTAAAACCTATAGATTATTATGAAAATAATCTGTTCTCTTTAATTAATATTCTTCAGGAATTTAAGGAAAGAAAAATCTCTAATTTTATTTTCAGTTCGTCTTGTACGGTATACGGACAGGCAGATGTAATGCCGATAGATGAAAATACTCCGTTAAAAACACCGGAAAGTGTATATGGAAAAACAAAACAAATGGGAGAAGAGATCCTGATTGATTTTGCGAAGGCCTATGGCAGTAAAATATCGTTGTTAAGATATTTCAATCCTATTGGCGCACACCCATCTGCCAAACTTGGCGAATTGCCGATCGGAATTCCCAATAACCTGGTGCCTTACGTAATGCAGACTGCGTCAGGAGTAAGAGAGAAACTGAATATCTGGGGAGATGATTATCCTACAGAAGATGGAACTCCTATCCGTGATTATATTTATGTTGTTGACCTGGCGAAAGCCCATGTTGCAGCATTGAAAAAACTAATAGAAGACTCTTCAGCAGAAACAGTGATTGATATTTATAATCTGGGAACAGGAAAAGGATCATCTGTGCTGGAAGTGGTAAAAGCATTTGAAAAGGCTAATAATGTGGAAGTGCCCTATCAGATATGTGACAGAAGAGAAGGAGATATTACAATAGCATATGCGAATCCTGAAAAAGCAGAAAGAGAACTCAACTGGAAATCTGAGACGTCCCTTGAGGAAGCTTTAAAAACAGTATGGGAGTGGCAGAAATATCTGAACAGCAGAAATTCATAA
- a CDS encoding WD40/YVTN/BNR-like repeat-containing protein, with product MKKIFTILFLSAGLAAFSQQVESLETILNDKISIRALELYDNKVWYSGTDSKFGFVDLKNYKNQKQIKLSEEKLQFRTLGQNKTSFYTINIESPGRFFAIDKKTLTSQVVFKDTAKTAFYDALHFVNDKLAYTFSDADKDQLLKLAVYKDGKWSMFKNNVKLNEGEAAFAASNTNISSSKKYLWIATGGKASRILRMDLKNEKFEIFNTPFVQGESSQGMYSIDFYEDKFGIAVGGDYTKQDANINNIATTTDGGKTWQIQASGQNAGYTTCVKIKPGSKGKEILAVGDKHVSYSSDFGRTWKKISDEKGFFVCQWVDGNNVVLAGNNKIAVMKLKF from the coding sequence ATGAAAAAGATTTTCACCATTTTATTTCTGTCTGCAGGACTTGCAGCGTTTTCCCAGCAGGTGGAAAGCCTCGAAACCATTCTTAATGATAAAATAAGTATCAGAGCCCTTGAGTTATACGATAATAAAGTATGGTATAGCGGTACAGATTCCAAATTCGGTTTTGTAGATCTTAAAAATTACAAAAACCAGAAGCAGATAAAACTTTCTGAAGAAAAACTTCAGTTCAGAACATTAGGTCAGAATAAAACTTCTTTCTATACGATCAATATTGAAAGTCCGGGAAGATTTTTTGCCATTGATAAAAAAACTCTGACCTCACAGGTTGTCTTTAAAGATACAGCAAAAACTGCTTTTTATGATGCTTTACATTTCGTAAATGATAAACTTGCCTATACCTTCAGCGATGCAGATAAAGATCAACTGCTGAAGCTGGCTGTGTACAAAGACGGAAAATGGAGCATGTTTAAGAATAATGTAAAATTAAATGAGGGTGAGGCTGCTTTTGCCGCCAGCAATACCAATATTTCATCCTCTAAAAAATATCTTTGGATTGCAACCGGAGGAAAAGCTTCCCGAATCTTAAGAATGGATCTGAAAAATGAAAAGTTTGAAATTTTCAATACTCCATTTGTTCAGGGAGAATCTTCACAAGGAATGTATTCTATAGATTTTTATGAAGATAAGTTTGGAATTGCTGTTGGAGGAGATTATACCAAACAGGATGCTAATATCAATAATATCGCAACGACTACCGATGGTGGTAAAACCTGGCAGATTCAGGCCTCAGGGCAGAATGCAGGATATACGACTTGTGTGAAAATTAAACCGGGATCAAAAGGAAAAGAGATTCTTGCGGTAGGAGATAAGCACGTCAGTTATTCTTCAGATTTTGGAAGAACATGGAAGAAAATTTCTGACGAAAAAGGATTCTTTGTCTGTCAATGGGTTGATGGCAATAATGTTGTTCTTGCAGGAAATAATAAAATTGCGGTGATGAAATTAAAATTTTAA
- a CDS encoding amino acid permease — MSKIWVKKPLSAYEADMKKSELKKVLGKWSLTAIGVGAIIGGGIFVLTGTGAYYHAGPALAISFIIAGIACVFAALCYAEFASIIPVEGSAYAYAYGTVGEIFAWAMGWCLILEYAMASMAVSVSWSGYFNKFLKIFNIHLPAYLTSDPASYTGDGFSMNLPAFILVLLITALLVKGTKEAAGANNLIVLMKTSAVIFVIIAGVYIIFSNTDLYNAVDGVKNWKPFIPDPVKIKNSEGDLVSAYGIKGIISGAAAIFFAYIGFDAVSTQAGEAINPKKDVPFAIIASLLICTALYICVSLVLTGMMHYTDFNPEGKYPDAIKAPVAYAFEIAGKHWASNIVTIAATVGLISVVMVMMMGQSRIFIGMAKDGLIPQFFGQLHPKTKTPYKGIILLGLVVAFIAAFTPISTLADMTSFGTLFAFTLVCIAVWVMRKKEPNLIRPFKVPAYKIVVALGVIINLYLIFNLSAHALELSAVWLVLGGLVYFLYGKSHGKLNNPEKYQNQD, encoded by the coding sequence ATGTCGAAAATTTGGGTTAAAAAGCCACTAAGTGCCTATGAGGCAGATATGAAGAAAAGTGAGCTGAAGAAAGTCCTTGGAAAGTGGAGTTTAACAGCAATTGGAGTAGGTGCTATCATTGGTGGTGGAATCTTTGTTCTTACCGGAACAGGAGCCTATTATCATGCAGGGCCAGCACTTGCCATTTCCTTTATCATAGCAGGGATCGCCTGCGTTTTTGCTGCATTATGTTATGCAGAGTTTGCATCCATCATTCCTGTAGAAGGTTCTGCTTATGCGTATGCATACGGAACAGTAGGAGAAATTTTTGCCTGGGCCATGGGTTGGTGTCTCATCCTCGAATATGCTATGGCGAGTATGGCAGTTTCCGTGAGCTGGTCCGGATATTTTAATAAATTTTTGAAAATATTTAATATTCATCTCCCTGCCTATCTGACTTCAGATCCTGCAAGTTATACAGGAGATGGATTTTCTATGAACCTGCCCGCATTTATTCTGGTTCTTTTAATTACTGCATTATTGGTAAAAGGAACTAAAGAAGCTGCAGGAGCTAATAACCTGATTGTTTTAATGAAAACTTCAGCTGTTATTTTTGTAATTATAGCAGGAGTATATATTATTTTCTCTAATACTGATCTTTACAATGCTGTAGATGGGGTTAAAAACTGGAAACCTTTCATCCCGGATCCTGTAAAAATCAAAAACTCTGAAGGGGATCTGGTCTCCGCATATGGTATTAAAGGGATTATTTCCGGAGCTGCAGCTATTTTCTTTGCCTATATTGGTTTTGATGCTGTTTCCACACAGGCGGGAGAAGCTATTAATCCTAAAAAAGATGTGCCTTTCGCTATCATTGCGTCATTGTTAATCTGTACCGCTTTATATATCTGTGTATCTCTTGTATTAACAGGGATGATGCATTATACAGACTTCAACCCTGAAGGTAAATATCCGGACGCTATCAAAGCTCCTGTGGCCTATGCTTTTGAAATTGCAGGAAAACACTGGGCAAGTAATATCGTAACGATTGCTGCTACGGTAGGATTAATTTCCGTAGTAATGGTAATGATGATGGGACAGTCCAGAATCTTTATCGGTATGGCAAAAGACGGTTTGATTCCTCAATTCTTCGGTCAGCTTCATCCAAAGACAAAGACTCCATATAAAGGAATCATTCTGTTAGGACTGGTAGTGGCATTTATTGCTGCATTTACTCCGATTTCAACACTGGCAGATATGACAAGCTTCGGGACCCTGTTTGCATTTACTTTGGTTTGTATCGCCGTTTGGGTAATGAGAAAAAAAGAACCTAATCTGATAAGACCTTTCAAGGTTCCTGCTTATAAAATTGTAGTAGCATTGGGAGTAATTATCAATTTATATCTGATTTTTAACCTGAGTGCCCATGCATTGGAACTTTCAGCTGTATGGCTGGTACTGGGAGGTTTGGTATACTTCCTTTATGGAAAATCACATGGTAAACTTAACAATCCTGAAAAATATCAGAACCAGGATTAA
- the pnuC gene encoding nicotinamide riboside transporter PnuC yields the protein MNLYDLFIKPYESYDTLQIILEASGAVLGTLSVYFSIKKNIWVYPTGIVSTMIYVYILFNFGLLGDCLINVYYTIMSIYGWILWAKNSEDHIHVDVTWAAGKEWIYASILFILSLALVTLIYYYKPYIDNQFSMEGTSLGLYHLDWANWMDVFTTSIFLVGMWFMAKQRIESWIFWIIGDLICIPMMIFKGLGITSVQYLVFTIMAISGYVNWKKSFKEKSTIKS from the coding sequence ATGAATTTATATGATCTTTTCATAAAGCCTTATGAGAGCTATGATACCTTACAGATTATACTGGAAGCTTCAGGAGCTGTATTAGGAACCTTAAGCGTCTATTTTTCGATTAAAAAAAACATATGGGTATACCCCACCGGTATTGTTTCTACAATGATCTATGTGTATATTCTCTTCAACTTTGGTTTATTGGGAGACTGCCTGATCAATGTATATTATACCATCATGAGTATCTACGGGTGGATTTTATGGGCTAAAAATTCCGAAGATCATATTCATGTGGACGTTACCTGGGCTGCCGGAAAGGAATGGATCTATGCCAGCATTCTTTTTATATTGAGCCTCGCGCTTGTTACTCTTATTTATTATTATAAACCTTATATTGATAATCAGTTTTCTATGGAAGGAACCAGTCTTGGATTATATCATCTGGATTGGGCAAACTGGATGGATGTTTTCACCACTTCAATATTTTTAGTAGGAATGTGGTTTATGGCCAAACAGCGCATTGAGAGCTGGATTTTCTGGATTATCGGAGACCTTATTTGCATCCCTATGATGATTTTTAAGGGACTTGGAATCACTTCGGTTCAATATTTGGTATTTACTATAATGGCGATCTCAGGATACGTCAATTGGAAAAAAAGTTTTAAAGAAAAAAGTACAATAAAGTCATGA
- the dapF gene encoding diaminopimelate epimerase: MEFYKYQGTGNDFVMVDNRDLQFTKDKGIIEKLCDRRFGIGADGLILLENDPNYDFKMVYYNSDGGESTMCGNGGRCLVAFAFFLDIFEDKCRFIATDGEHEAEIHNGIIKLKMINVDAVSHDGNDFVLNTGSPHYVKYVENLKDYPVYDEGYGIRNSETYKEKGINVNFVEKISDNEIFVRTYERGVEDETYSCGTGVTASALTFLQKHNLTSVKVKTLGGNLKVYAEKSGDSFRNIWLEGPAKQVFRGKTDLL, translated from the coding sequence ATGGAATTTTATAAATATCAGGGAACAGGGAATGATTTTGTAATGGTAGACAACCGTGATCTGCAATTTACTAAGGATAAAGGTATTATTGAAAAACTATGTGACAGACGCTTCGGAATAGGTGCTGACGGTCTTATTCTCTTGGAAAACGATCCCAATTATGATTTTAAAATGGTATACTATAATTCTGACGGAGGTGAGAGTACCATGTGCGGGAACGGAGGAAGATGTCTTGTAGCTTTTGCTTTTTTCCTGGATATCTTTGAAGATAAATGCAGATTCATTGCGACGGACGGCGAACATGAAGCTGAAATTCATAACGGAATTATTAAATTAAAGATGATTAATGTAGACGCGGTATCCCATGACGGAAATGACTTCGTTCTGAATACCGGTTCACCCCATTATGTAAAATATGTTGAAAATCTGAAGGATTATCCTGTGTATGATGAAGGATATGGAATCAGAAATTCTGAAACTTATAAAGAAAAAGGAATCAATGTGAACTTTGTAGAAAAAATTTCAGATAATGAAATTTTTGTAAGAACCTATGAACGAGGCGTTGAGGACGAAACTTACAGTTGCGGGACAGGAGTTACGGCTTCTGCTTTAACTTTTCTGCAAAAACACAATCTAACCTCTGTAAAAGTTAAAACCTTAGGTGGAAATCTTAAGGTATATGCTGAAAAAAGCGGTGACTCATTCCGGAATATATGGCTGGAAGGTCCTGCAAAGCAGGTTTTTAGAGGTAAAACAGATCTTCTTTAA
- the mltG gene encoding endolytic transglycosylase MltG encodes MKKAILIIILLVFIVAGFFGLRFYNKYLGNNVEKEGYVLIPHRAGFKQILDSIAPYMKDRESFEAVAKEKGLDTNFKAGRYHIQSGTGNKNLVNMIKAGNQTANSYRIGDFGDMYQMIGKVTKKTEIDSLHFVTDLDAVAQEKGYKNAEDLKKYFFIDTYNFFWTVSPREFFAKFEDQYNDFWTAERKNKEQQSGLTRDQIYALASIVYKESGGKKDEMKTIAGLYLNRYRKGMKLQSDPTVIYAINKQTNFKEPIKRVLYKHLSTPSHYNTYANAGIPPGPICVVDKNSIDAVLNAENNNYIFMCADPSRPGYHKFTASAEEHAVNAKAYQDWLNSKNIK; translated from the coding sequence ATGAAAAAAGCTATTCTCATTATCATTCTGCTGGTTTTTATAGTGGCAGGATTTTTTGGTTTGAGATTTTATAATAAATATTTAGGAAATAACGTAGAAAAAGAAGGTTATGTGCTGATTCCTCACAGGGCAGGTTTTAAGCAGATCCTTGACTCTATTGCTCCTTATATGAAAGACAGGGAATCTTTTGAAGCAGTGGCTAAAGAAAAAGGTCTTGATACGAATTTTAAAGCAGGACGTTATCACATCCAAAGCGGAACAGGAAACAAAAACCTTGTCAATATGATTAAAGCAGGAAACCAGACAGCAAATTCTTACAGGATTGGTGATTTTGGGGATATGTATCAGATGATTGGTAAGGTTACCAAAAAAACAGAAATAGATTCATTACATTTTGTAACTGATCTGGATGCTGTTGCACAAGAGAAAGGATACAAAAATGCTGAGGATTTAAAAAAATATTTTTTCATTGATACGTATAATTTTTTCTGGACCGTAAGTCCGAGAGAATTTTTTGCCAAGTTTGAAGATCAGTATAATGATTTCTGGACGGCTGAAAGAAAAAATAAAGAACAGCAGTCCGGTCTCACAAGAGATCAGATATATGCTCTGGCCTCTATTGTCTATAAGGAATCGGGAGGAAAAAAAGATGAGATGAAAACGATTGCCGGATTGTATTTAAACCGTTACAGAAAAGGAATGAAACTTCAGTCTGATCCTACGGTAATTTATGCGATCAATAAACAGACTAATTTTAAAGAACCTATAAAAAGGGTATTATATAAGCATTTGTCTACACCATCACATTATAACACTTATGCCAATGCAGGGATTCCTCCGGGGCCAATCTGTGTAGTGGATAAAAACTCAATAGATGCTGTTTTAAATGCTGAAAATAACAATTATATATTTATGTGTGCCGATCCTTCAAGACCCGGATACCATAAGTTTACGGCAAGCGCTGAAGAGCATGCTGTAAATGCAAAGGCTTATCAGGACTGGCTCAATTCAAAAAATATAAAATAG
- a CDS encoding adenylyltransferase/cytidyltransferase family protein: MKTQRIGITFSSFDLLHAGHIKMLEEAKTVCDYLIVGLQIDPSHDRPNKNKPSQTIVERYIQLKAVNAVDEIIPYYTEEDLLDILKSFVIDVRIIGDDYMDKDFTGKKYCEEKGIEIFYNKRDHRFSTSDLRRRIYEAEKEKYSKAEPVK; this comes from the coding sequence ATGAAGACACAGAGAATAGGTATTACATTTTCGTCATTTGACTTATTGCATGCAGGACACATCAAAATGCTTGAAGAAGCTAAAACTGTATGTGACTATTTAATCGTAGGACTTCAGATCGATCCATCCCACGATCGTCCAAACAAAAATAAGCCAAGTCAGACTATCGTTGAAAGGTACATTCAGCTGAAAGCAGTAAATGCTGTAGATGAGATCATTCCTTATTACACGGAAGAAGATCTGTTGGATATTTTAAAATCATTCGTAATTGATGTAAGAATCATCGGAGATGATTATATGGACAAAGACTTTACAGGTAAAAAATACTGTGAAGAAAAAGGAATTGAAATCTTTTACAACAAAAGAGACCACAGGTTTTCTACCAGCGATCTGAGAAGAAGAATCTATGAAGCTGAAAAAGAGAAATACTCGAAAGCAGAGCCTGTAAAATAA
- a CDS encoding acyl-CoA thioester hydrolase/BAAT C-terminal domain-containing protein — protein MNFFQRTLSIALLFPIFILAQTPDKQKLKEYIIPDKGDTIRFYIHTTDHLPKEKVFIYLQGSGDLPMVNGDDTEPCCYNNYPKKLMAEFPKDYAFVYIQKIGLPYYSKTLNNYIPSPTFTRRNNVSDRAEVANKVVNFIKKKTYPNAKIIAVLGHSEGSDVVAKLATLNKNITHICFSAGNATPQIFNDILFTRRQMQEGKLSASQAQDKIDELMKGYNKVYQAPDSVKDYFNGDTYKWNVAINEPPVENLLKLKIPIFITIGSHDDKVPVETSDLITAEFICHRKTNLKSKVYLNCNHNFEEIKEDGTKVSHWKEMFFDFLSFIDKDLK, from the coding sequence ATGAACTTTTTTCAAAGAACTCTGTCAATAGCACTGCTCTTCCCTATCTTTATTTTAGCACAGACACCTGACAAACAAAAATTGAAAGAATACATTATTCCTGATAAAGGTGACACGATACGTTTTTATATTCATACTACAGATCATCTACCAAAGGAAAAAGTATTTATCTATCTGCAGGGAAGCGGTGATTTACCTATGGTAAATGGTGATGATACAGAACCCTGCTGTTATAATAACTATCCCAAAAAATTAATGGCAGAGTTTCCAAAGGATTATGCATTCGTTTATATACAGAAAATCGGACTGCCCTATTACTCAAAAACATTAAATAATTATATACCTTCCCCAACATTTACCCGAAGAAATAATGTGTCAGACAGAGCTGAAGTCGCCAATAAAGTTGTTAATTTCATAAAGAAAAAAACCTATCCCAATGCTAAAATAATTGCTGTTCTCGGCCATTCTGAAGGTAGTGATGTGGTAGCAAAACTGGCAACTCTCAATAAAAATATCACTCATATTTGTTTTTCAGCAGGGAATGCGACCCCTCAGATATTTAATGATATACTTTTTACGAGAAGACAAATGCAGGAAGGAAAATTAAGTGCCAGCCAGGCCCAGGATAAAATTGATGAACTGATGAAGGGATATAATAAGGTTTATCAGGCTCCTGATTCAGTAAAAGATTATTTTAATGGTGATACCTACAAATGGAATGTTGCTATAAACGAACCTCCTGTAGAAAATCTTCTGAAATTAAAAATTCCCATCTTCATCACCATCGGAAGCCATGATGATAAGGTACCCGTAGAAACCAGCGACTTAATTACCGCAGAATTTATCTGTCATAGAAAAACGAACCTGAAAAGCAAAGTTTATCTGAACTGCAATCATAATTTTGAAGAAATAAAAGAAGACGGAACTAAAGTAAGCCATTGGAAAGAAATGTTTTTTGATTTCCTGAGTTTCATTGATAAGGACTTGAAATAG
- a CDS encoding TonB-dependent receptor domain-containing protein, with amino-acid sequence MKNKTEIVTIFTRKTLGLTLVLSAAALAFAQEKAGVSGTIVNKKNQPVPYASVTFSNKTNKTLSDAVLTDEKGQYKIQLMPGDYEITVEAIDYKKSVVSKNIAAAGNIGALSIEAEPTSTVDGKTKEIQGVVITASAAKPYKVELDKKTYDPSQDIVSKGGTLQDVLTNVPSVSVDTDGTVSMRGSSNVKFLINGKPSALLGIDDGANALQSIPADQIDRIEVITNPSSKFEASGTAGILNIILKKNKKTGFNGSVTGTLGYLPQTSLNTNLSWRKGKFTWFLNGGGGYRESKNTSRNDAWFNSGINKETHNESISKNKNDNYNATGGLTYDISDKTSVNASGTVRTFDSDNTGNINYFDYPFSGGNIFRQRASIGTGNNLAFQGDFGLDHKFDDNGQNLSVSLSLQRNRSNNDNDINDTTNGIFQLQDLVNQSTLNKSIIAKADYELPIGENSKIEAGYRLDHNDNDYSNVVRQRPALNPALVYLDKYTYNANYKEMFNAFYLQFKSKIGKLGYQIGLRDELSKVDVDYLNREGTAVNKSKTYNNLFPSVFLSYEIAKDNQFLVNYSRRIDRPRSFFLIPNPNYNDNQNLFDGNIDLNPSYVDSYEIGYSISKKNFTINPTVYYRHTTDDVKMLVYDENVAYTDANGNPQTLVAFHTKPINLGTDDRYGLDLNFNWDATKWLKFLGNVDLFGYKTTGTYFDPEIMEKPAPFEGSGFSTRARLTSTFKIDKTLNFQLQGFYRGGQKTASIDRRDMYALNFGASKTIWNGNGTISFNIQDIFNTRSMRSTAYGPNYTRDSYMQWQPRQFALSFTYRFKQGEKIEQPKKKKDINSNATGDDQQGGPM; translated from the coding sequence ATGAAGAATAAGACAGAAATTGTCACTATTTTCACCAGAAAAACTTTAGGACTTACGTTAGTACTTTCAGCGGCAGCATTAGCTTTTGCACAGGAGAAAGCTGGAGTTTCAGGGACTATTGTCAACAAAAAAAACCAACCGGTACCTTATGCCTCTGTGACTTTCAGTAATAAGACCAACAAAACATTAAGCGACGCTGTACTGACAGATGAAAAAGGACAGTATAAGATTCAGCTTATGCCCGGCGATTATGAAATTACAGTAGAAGCTATTGATTACAAGAAAAGTGTAGTCAGCAAAAATATTGCAGCAGCAGGTAATATCGGGGCTTTGTCTATTGAGGCTGAACCTACTTCTACTGTTGACGGTAAAACAAAAGAAATACAAGGCGTTGTGATTACTGCTTCAGCAGCAAAACCTTATAAAGTAGAGCTTGACAAAAAAACATATGACCCTTCACAGGATATTGTGAGTAAAGGAGGAACCCTTCAGGATGTTTTAACCAATGTTCCTTCAGTTTCTGTAGATACAGATGGAACGGTATCCATGAGAGGAAGTTCCAATGTAAAATTCCTGATCAATGGGAAGCCTTCTGCCCTGCTTGGGATTGACGATGGTGCAAATGCACTGCAAAGTATTCCTGCTGATCAGATTGATCGGATCGAGGTCATTACCAATCCTTCTTCTAAGTTTGAAGCCAGCGGAACTGCCGGTATTTTAAATATTATTTTAAAAAAGAATAAAAAGACTGGTTTTAACGGAAGTGTTACAGGAACGTTAGGATATCTCCCACAAACTTCTCTCAATACTAATCTAAGTTGGAGAAAGGGTAAATTCACATGGTTCCTAAACGGCGGCGGCGGATACAGAGAGTCCAAAAATACTAGTAGAAATGATGCATGGTTCAACAGCGGGATCAACAAAGAGACCCATAATGAATCCATCAGCAAAAATAAAAATGACAACTACAATGCTACCGGAGGTCTGACTTATGATATTTCTGATAAAACATCTGTAAACGCATCCGGTACCGTAAGAACCTTTGACAGCGACAACACAGGAAATATTAACTATTTTGACTATCCTTTCAGCGGAGGAAATATTTTCAGACAGAGAGCCAGTATTGGAACAGGAAATAATCTTGCTTTTCAGGGAGATTTTGGTTTAGACCATAAATTTGATGATAATGGCCAAAATTTATCTGTTTCACTAAGCTTACAGAGAAACCGTTCCAACAATGATAATGATATCAATGATACGACAAACGGTATTTTCCAGCTTCAGGACCTTGTCAATCAGAGTACACTTAATAAATCTATTATTGCTAAAGCCGACTACGAGCTTCCTATCGGGGAAAATTCCAAAATCGAAGCTGGTTACAGACTGGATCATAACGACAATGATTATAGTAATGTTGTGAGGCAAAGACCAGCATTAAATCCTGCATTGGTGTATCTTGATAAATACACCTACAATGCAAATTACAAAGAAATGTTTAATGCTTTTTATCTTCAGTTTAAAAGTAAAATAGGAAAGTTAGGCTATCAGATTGGGCTTAGAGACGAATTATCAAAAGTAGATGTTGATTATCTAAACCGTGAGGGTACTGCTGTAAATAAATCTAAAACTTACAACAACCTTTTCCCAAGTGTATTTTTAAGTTATGAAATTGCAAAGGACAATCAGTTTTTAGTGAACTATTCAAGAAGGATAGACCGACCTCGTTCTTTCTTTTTGATCCCGAATCCAAATTATAATGATAATCAGAATCTTTTTGACGGAAACATCGATCTGAATCCCTCTTATGTAGATTCTTATGAGATTGGCTACAGTATTTCTAAAAAGAATTTTACCATCAATCCTACAGTTTATTACAGGCATACCACTGATGATGTAAAAATGTTGGTATATGATGAAAATGTTGCCTATACTGATGCCAATGGAAATCCACAGACTTTGGTTGCTTTCCATACCAAGCCAATTAACTTAGGAACTGATGATCGCTACGGACTGGATCTAAACTTCAACTGGGATGCTACAAAATGGCTTAAATTCTTAGGAAATGTAGACTTATTCGGATATAAAACGACTGGAACTTATTTTGATCCTGAAATCATGGAAAAACCTGCACCTTTTGAAGGAAGTGGATTTTCCACAAGAGCAAGGCTTACTTCTACGTTCAAAATCGATAAAACTCTGAACTTCCAGCTTCAAGGGTTCTATAGAGGAGGACAAAAAACAGCAAGTATCGACAGAAGAGATATGTATGCACTTAATTTTGGTGCATCCAAAACAATATGGAATGGAAACGGAACCATCAGTTTTAATATCCAGGATATTTTCAATACAAGATCTATGAGGTCTACAGCATATGGTCCTAACTATACCAGAGATAGCTATATGCAGTGGCAGCCAAGACAATTTGCCCTGTCATTTACCTATAGATTTAAGCAAGGAGAAAAAATTGAACAGCCTAAAAAGAAAAAGGATATCAATTCCAACGCAACGGGCGACGACCAACAAGGCGGTCCAATGTAA